atatatatatatatatatatatacatatatatacatacatacatatatatatatatatacacatgtacatatatatatatacacacatatatatatacatatatatatatatatatacatatatatatatatacatatatatatatatatatatatatatatatatatatatatatatatatatatatatatatatatatatatatatatatatatatatatatatatatatatatatatatatatatatatatatatatatatatatatatatgtatatatatatatatatatatatatgtatgtgtatatatatatatatatatatatatatatatatatatatatatatatatatacacatatatattcacatacatatatatctatatacatatacatatatatatatatatatatatatatatatatacatacatatatatatatatatatatatatatatatatatatatatatatatatatatataaatatatatatatatatatataaatgtatatagatatatatgtatatatatatgtatgtatatatatatatatatatatatatacacatatattcacatacatatatatctatatacatatacatatatatatatatatatatatacatatatatctatatacatttatatatacatatatatatacacacacatatatatatatatatatatatatatatatatatatatattatgtgtatatatatgtatgtatatatatatatatatatatatatatatatatatatgtatatgtatatagatatatatgtatgtgaatatatgtgtatatatacatatatatatatatatatatatatacatatacatatatatatatatatacatatatatatacatatatattcacatacatatatatctatatacatttatatatacatacatacatatatttatatatataaatatatatatatatattaatatatatatatattaatatatatttatatacatatatatacatatatatatatatatatatatatatatatatatatatatatatacatacatatatatttatatacatatatatctatatacatatatatatatatatacatacatttatatatatatacatatatatctatatacatatatatctatatacatatatatatatatatatatatatatatatatatatatatatatatatataacatatattcacattatatatatatatatatatatatatatatatatatatatatatatataaatatacacattatatatatatatatatacatatatatatatatatatacacattatatatatatatatatatatatatatatatatatatatatgtatatatatatatataatatatattcacattatatatatatatatatatatatatatatatatatatatatatatatatacatatacatatatatatatacacattatatatatatatatatatatatatatatatatatatatatatatatatatatatatatatatatatatatatatatatatatatatatatatatatatatatatatatatatatatatatatatatatatatatagatagatagatagatagatagatagatagagagatagagagatagatagatagatagatagaaagatagatagatagatagagagatagatagatagatagatatgtatatagaaatatgtatgtatatagaaatatgtatgtatatatatatatgtatataaatatatatatatatatatatatatatatatatgtatatatacatatatatatatatatatatatatatatatatatgtatgtatatatatgcatatatatatacatatatatatgtgtgtatatatatgtatatatttatatatatatatatatatatatatatatatggatataaatatatatatgtatataaatatatatatgtatagatatgtatatatatatatatatatatatatatatatatatatatatatatatatatatatatatacaaatataaatacaacccaagatatttatctatatctatctatctatatatctatctatctatctatctatatatacacacacacatacatacatacatacatacatacatacatacacacacacacacacacacacacacacacacacacacacacacacacacacatatatatatatataaaatatatatatatatatatatatatatatatatatatatatatatatatatatatatatatatatatatatgtatatatatgtatgtatatatatgtatgtatatatatgtatgtatatatgtgtatatatatatatatatatatatatatatatatatatatatatatttatatatatatatatatatatatatatacatatatatacatatatatacatatatatatacatatatatatacatatatatacatgtatatatacatatatatatacatatatatacatatatatacatatatatatgcatatatatacatatatatgcatatacatatacatgtatatatgtatatatatacatatatatatatacatatatatatgcatatatatgcatatatatgcatatatatgcatatatatatatatatatatatatatatatatatatatatatatatatatatatatatatatatatatatgtctctgagTGTGTCTGCATATCCATTAACATATTTCTTTGTCTAATAATAGTATACCATATAAATGACATGATCTTATTCCCTCACTAGATTAACACCAACACATATTTATGGCATTCAAGAGCCTTAGCCAATTACAGGCTTTATTTGGCTACCAAATAAGTTTACATGACAAATTCTCATAAAGAGCACTAGACATGTATGGTTAGTATTGCCACTAGCTCTACATACATAATGCCTAATCCCCTTATACACACCTGCACTCACAGCCACACATCCATAAATACACTCAATGTGTAACTTTGAACAATTCATTTACAACAGACTTACTTTTTCAATCAGATCTGAGAGATCCCGCTTGAATGGGATGAAGTGAACATATGGTTTGAGGTCATGATAAAAGAACTCATAGTATGGCGATTCTTGTTTTAAAACCACACTGCTTCCACCAAGGAGATATGGAAACCGATAGGCAGCAACAGTACCATCGATATTCAGCTGATATTTATACTGAAGAGAAACATTTTAAAGATTAGCTGTTGAACTTTAGTATGTGTCAGCATTAGAAGGAATTGAGAATCAAAATATTTGAAAAGAAATAAGGTCTATGGAATTAATTAAGCCAAATGCAATATTGCTAAAATGGTTATGTTAATCCAATTAAGCAATTATACAAACCTATCAAATAATTTAATTTCTTAAGATTTTattcaatggcaatgataatatatgGATAGAAGTACCAAAACAATCATTCTGTCAAACAATTTTTATGTCTATGAAAATTAAAGAATCTTTGGCATAACCTTTAATTATACTCTTAACACCATTTTAGCCAAGATAACAATTTAATTACACTTATTTCAAATGgattgataaaaaacaaaacatgcaaTGATGCAAGATGAATATGCATAGCTATGCTTTAGGGTCTACAGGTAATCTCATGCTATGAAATAATTTGAAGGTACAcagtaggaaagaaaaaaaaggaaaagaaaaagaaaatgataaaaacacaaaCTTACATCAAAGAATTTGAAAAAAGATACATGCTTCTCTTTAGGGCCATATTTGCTTTCCTCatccttaaagaagaagaagttggTCAAGGAAGCATTTATGAGGTGTTTATTCTGCCGGGCCATATCTATTAGATCTAGCCTCTCGCGACGAGAGTCCCGACCTCGCCAGAATGCTTGGGATTTCTTCCGAGCCCAAGGGATATCATTGTTGGACTGGACTGATAATAAGTCTAAGGTCACCCTGAAAATTTGCACAATTGGAATGTGGTAGAGACAATACTGAACAAGGGTTCAaaaatttggaaaaaagaaaaagaaaaaaactgcaaaGACGACAAATGAAAGAGAGCATGGTCAATATATTTCCTTAAAAACGAATATTAGATTCTGAGGGAATTCTTTAAATATTAATTAATGAAAGGATAGGGGGGAAAAAAGTcgagaaaaaaaggtagaagttCAGCAAGAAAAAACTGCTCACACTtacaaaaacaaagaggaaataaagcaaacaaacaaacaaataaatctctATACGTATTCCAGACTGCAAGACTTGAGTGAAGACAATGAAACAATGCATTTAAATGCAAATATagaatctaaaaaataaatgatatttgCACTCCAACTTATATTCAAAATCTATCAAAATAAAACTGCATTTGGATTTTGAGGGTTGATAAGGCCTATAATCAGATTTATCTGCATAAAAATATAGCCGTTGGTTAGTACTGACCGCAGTTTTCAAAGCATCATACTGAGGGTTACAAAACACCAAAGTTAATGCCTCTAACCATCACAATCTTTTAAAATAAAGATTGGTGTATCCTCACTTTATCACTTGTCCAAAGAAgtcatataaaagaataaaaaaatataataaacacagATATGAAAATCAGGTCAATCTGTGAGCTTTGCCAAATGCTGAAGATCTGGTTTACCCTGAAAGCAAGAGGCAAAGAACTGCAGGAAACATATGCTCAAAAGAAACCAGTAGGGAGTTAGCAGTTTACCATAACAGCTCAGGCCATATTCTTTCATAACTGCACTAATACTCCAGTAGGATCAATTTGCAATTTCCAAATGGAAAACATTTCAGTTCTTCATGCTGCTTTCCTTTAACTGCTTTCCATGGCATTCAATTTATCTTTGTGTGTCAGAGCAGTTTTCTTGTTTGAACAATGTGACTACTAATTTGAGTCAATGCTGGGAAAGATATGGTGAGATCCATATATCAAATTGAAACTAACATGAACAGACAACACCTCATTTCATAATTACTGATCATAGAAATTTATAAAAGTTCCTTTTCAATTCATCggcaaaattatatttatatttcttatacatAATGGATAGCTTACTATTATCAAAAACTTATAAGAACCTATAATGGTGAATTCATAAGATTCCATATCAAAATCTTTTGTTATTGATCAACTAGGCTTGACATTCAAATGTGTTTAAATCAGTCAGCAATAATGCCACCAACTAAACTggcttaaaataaataaataaataaataaagaaaaaaaaatatgcatagaaatatatactcAAAAACtatgtaaagaaaatatatactcaACAATTTAATAATAACATCCACATTTGCATTAAACAAAATTTGCTACACTATTACACTTAAACCATCTTATTACAAGAACATCGCTGCATGCAAAGTGCAATGAAAATACACTTAATGCCTAACACTTTCAGCCTTTGCAAAGATAGgcctgtatataatatatactgatTCATGTGAAAAATGCCATACCTTCCCATCATCTCTAATGTTGCTTCTGTGATGTCATAAGTTGGCATCACAATGTCTGCTGTGTCTTCTGATGCACACCATGAAAATATTGGTATCAATGGCTTTACCTGTTCATAAAAAAGTATTGAAGTGATCAGAACTAGTGAGGTGAGAGCACCATAGTCAGAACTGCATCGTACTCTTAGATTCAATAATGATTCTGCCCTTAAGCCAGACAAAAATTGTGTTAGGGTCAAGTTTGAGGAAAGGACCAGACTCTAAATTATGGTAATTTGTGTGTTTACAATGTAATAGATGACTAATactcaagtatgtatatatggtgtgtgtgtgtgtgtgtgtgtgtgtgtgtgtgtgtgtgtgtgtgtgtgtgtgtgtgtgtgtgtgtgtgtgtgtgtgtgtgtgtgtgtgtgtgtgtgtgtgtgtgtgtgtgtgtgtgtgtgtgtgtgtgtgtgtgtgtgtgtgtgtgtgtgtgtgtgtgtgtgtgtgtgtgtgtgtgtgtgtgtgtgtgtgtgtgtgtgtgtgtgtgtgtgtgtgtgtgtgtgtgtgtgtgtgtgtgtgtgtgtgtgtgtgtgtgtgtgtgtgtgtgtgtgtgtgtgtgtgtgtgtgtgtaaaatcatatacatgtataaatacaaatacatacatacattagtatcagcacacaagcacacatatgtaaatgtacttatatatcatacacatatataaaaacatacctaCATTCATATAAAACACACGCAGACATGTAAATGTACTTAAACCAATTAATTGATCtagtagaaaaaataattttgtgtAGAAAATTGCATGAGGGACATAAAATCTCTATACTAACATTAATAAAGCAGAGACAGTAATTTTCTTACACTGAGTGATGACATTAATGCAACCAACTCTACCATGTaaataatcatcatatatattttaaaaatcttttactTACTTATCATCTGTCCAAGGAAAGTGTTACATAAAAATTTACAAGCAGAAATGTTGTTGTCTGCCATGATGTATCTAATACGTCCTGTATAGATTTTAATCTGGGAGTTCTTTATAGTGCAGTTTCAGGGTACTATTGCTCTTTCATATAGTAATAAGCTTTCCATTCTTTAGTAAATTTCCCATCACCCATATCTCCTTCCTACTTAAACCTCCTCTAGTATTATTCTCATAGCTGTTAATTACAAATCTACTATTTTTTGTGACTTACTTTGGGATCCACTAATGGCCAGTCACCAAGATTAACAATGAATTCAATATCAGGAAGCACCATCTTCCGCACCATGGAGTGAAGCATGTTATCCATGAACATATTGAAGCCCACATGCTGGCCATAGCACTTTCGGTAGATCTGTTTTAATATGAAAGATATCACTAAATTAAGAATCATAGAATTCACatacattttacatacatatctgaTGCTTCATGCAAACTATGGAAGCACTGGGGgaataaatatttttgaaaaaaaaaaggcttaCTGATATTTTTGCAAATCAAAAACTATATTATAATTCCAAAgtcttatcattataaatcttttATATAACGCAATAACATACAGACCAAGGAACTAACTTTGTTATCTTTAACAACGTAGTTACAAAAACTGCGAGATCCAGCCTGATTGAATCTTACTGCTGCTTCTTTTAGAACGTTATCAAAGTCTACTTCCTGAAAGAGTGAAAGATCTCTCTCGATCTGTGAATAGTTGCCTGGACATCCTACAGTCTCCTTCCATTCCACTGTATCACCATTTGGGCAGTAACAATCTTCAGCATACACTGGACCTGCACCAATGATACAATACTGATAAGTATTCAGAGAGCAAGTaatttcatgtaaatatatagtgcATGCCCTtacttaaaaataaaataaaatattgattTGTCTTTAGTAATATCAGTTATCTAATGACCTTAaccaaaaatgcaaaaaatatatatataatatatatacctgctATCTTGTAAGGTGACTCTGCTATGTGCTGACTGTTGTAGAGCACATGAATGCTGGTTTTTGTACATGTCTGGTATGTGCGATACCTAGAGTCAATCAAAATGATTTCAATTAAACATTTTTGATAAGGGTAAGAATACAATTTTTTATAACAAATATCACACTAGTTATAGGTCTTCAAGTGTCAGGTCAGTGGATCTCCTTAGCTGGCATTGCAACTTTACAATCTGCACTAAATGTAACCCTTAAAAACCATTTGTCTTCTACTATATCAAAAGGTGATATAGAGCAAGAATGCAGAAAACCAAGAACTTACCTAACAATATATGACCCATCATAGCGATCAAGCACTTGAGTCCAAACTCGACAGTTCCTTCCATCTGAGGTTTCACCCTCAACTAGAACTTTAAAAGGATTTCCTACCGACTTAGTAACcctggaaaaataaaaaatatctgtaAATAACTACGATAATCACAATTAGAGTCAGTGGCAATGCTAATAACAGTTGGTCTAAGTTTGAGTGGATAATTTTCCAGTCCATTTTCTTTGTGGCTTCCTTATTAAAAACTGGTTTGATAGCAAATCCAGTAGACACTTGTATTTCATGATTCTTTTGTTATATATTCACCCAGCAAAACATAAAAGTAATCAAGACAATCATTCTGTGTAGTACCTCAAACTTTTCAAGTTGGTTAAAAAATACTCAAAGTGCTGGGTGAACTTCTTTGATACATATAGCAAGCTAACTCATACATTCATTTTACTAATTAACCCAATGCTGCCgggaaaatgttgtgttcactttAGCATTGTTTTGTTAAATA
The DNA window shown above is from Penaeus vannamei isolate JL-2024 chromosome 12, ASM4276789v1, whole genome shotgun sequence and carries:
- the LOC113828213 gene encoding protein O-glucosyltransferase 2 translates to MKEGLALVLVVFSLSALANGGKKFKVDVKATKAHGPGLEPDKIVIPVRYFFIEVYDTKGNRVTKSVGNPFKVLVEGETSDGRNCRVWTQVLDRYDGSYIVRYRTYQTCTKTSIHVLYNSQHIAESPYKIAGPVYAEDCYCPNGDTVEWKETVGCPGNYSQIERDLSLFQEVDFDNVLKEAAVRFNQAGSRSFCNYVVKDNKIYRKCYGQHVGFNMFMDNMLHSMVRKMVLPDIEFIVNLGDWPLVDPKVKPLIPIFSWCASEDTADIVMPTYDITEATLEMMGRVTLDLLSVQSNNDIPWARKKSQAFWRGRDSRRERLDLIDMARQNKHLINASLTNFFFFKDEESKYGPKEKHVSFFKFFDYKYQLNIDGTVAAYRFPYLLGGSSVVLKQESPYYEFFYHDLKPYVHFIPFKRDLSDLIEKIEWARGNDDKAQEIARNGRKYVQENLMPEAIYCYHAALFEEWSKRLKSKVNIREGMEHIPTPENEKRFGDCRCHRLKRHDEL